One stretch of Riemerella columbina DNA includes these proteins:
- a CDS encoding PKD domain-containing protein, protein MEKKINRNNWISTLITLMTFIVISSCAREDSIPVTADFDIKVVNEDYSVPVRVEIKNKSKGADTYQWTFEGAVTSHSSQATPKPVIYTKAGIYKIILKASNKDGNEDRKELEIKIDAAMKVDFDWMMQGSDISPVTLQMQNKSLGATNYHWEFEEGLPARSNQQNPKVVFNKAGEHSIKLTITNGRESYTVQKSIIVKPEMTADFDWSVDYIDNDYQAPVILHLKNKSTHAFSYKWIVEGASPSISEEENPNIHFANAGNYTIILQAINDKATKEIRKQITIHPDVNLLSFSNIKLGINTAHNTIGCFFSSNLGKVIKENEVSEISTDKIDFGFFGLNTSFTYNQFLSPDEVQTTSFNKIPNAIHTKIINSQELVKIQLSPTLFESIKTGKGFSSINITETNTGKTPFDSTKKPRVVLFQTNDGRKGAILVKDYISSGRDSYILVDIKVQKHAQ, encoded by the coding sequence ATGGAAAAGAAAATAAATCGAAATAATTGGATATCAACACTCATTACATTGATGACATTTATAGTTATCAGTTCTTGTGCTAGAGAGGATAGTATTCCAGTAACAGCAGACTTTGATATAAAAGTTGTCAACGAAGATTATTCAGTACCTGTGAGAGTCGAAATAAAAAATAAATCAAAGGGAGCGGATACCTATCAATGGACGTTCGAAGGAGCTGTAACGTCTCATTCCAGCCAAGCAACCCCTAAGCCTGTAATTTATACAAAAGCAGGGATTTACAAAATTATATTAAAAGCATCCAATAAAGATGGTAATGAAGACAGAAAAGAGCTAGAAATCAAAATAGACGCCGCTATGAAGGTTGATTTTGATTGGATGATGCAAGGTAGTGATATTTCTCCAGTGACTTTACAGATGCAAAATAAATCATTAGGAGCGACTAATTATCATTGGGAGTTTGAAGAAGGACTCCCAGCACGGTCTAATCAACAAAATCCAAAAGTCGTTTTTAACAAAGCAGGAGAGCACAGTATTAAATTAACCATCACCAATGGAAGAGAAAGCTATACTGTGCAAAAAAGCATTATTGTAAAACCTGAAATGACAGCTGATTTTGATTGGTCTGTGGATTATATCGACAATGATTATCAGGCACCTGTAATATTACATTTAAAGAACAAATCAACACATGCTTTTTCCTATAAATGGATAGTTGAAGGAGCATCACCATCAATATCTGAAGAAGAGAACCCAAACATTCATTTTGCCAATGCAGGCAATTACACAATTATCTTGCAAGCAATAAATGATAAAGCGACTAAAGAGATAAGAAAACAAATCACCATACACCCAGATGTCAATTTACTTTCATTTAGTAATATTAAATTAGGTATCAATACAGCCCACAATACCATTGGTTGTTTCTTTTCCTCCAATTTAGGAAAAGTAATCAAAGAGAATGAAGTATCAGAAATATCTACGGATAAAATAGATTTTGGCTTTTTTGGCTTAAACACCTCTTTTACTTATAATCAATTTCTATCACCAGATGAAGTACAAACCACGTCGTTTAATAAGATACCTAATGCCATTCACACAAAAATAATTAATTCACAAGAGTTGGTGAAAATACAATTAAGCCCAACATTATTTGAATCGATTAAAACAGGAAAAGGCTTTAGTAGTATAAATATTACAGAAACAAATACAGGAAAAACGCCTTTTGACAGTACAAAGAAACCACGAGTAGTTTTATTTCAAACAAACGATGGAAGAAAAGGAGCAATACTAGTCAAAGATTATATTTCATCAGGAAGAGATTCATATATCTTAGTAG